CCGCGGGTGGGAGGTGCTCCCGGGCCGTGCCCTCGCGGTCTCTGTGCTCGTGCATGGCTACGGTCAGAGCGTCGGCGACGGCCCAGGTGGCGCGGGCACCGCCGGATGGGGAGACCTTGGACCCGGCTGGCTGCCGTTTATCGCCGGATCGGCGGTGAACTCCGCGTTCCAACCCCTGTTCGCTGCTGCGGCGGCCCGCGACGAAACTGAATCGAAGCGTGTCGGCATGAAGTGGCCGAACGACATCCACGTGCGCGATGAGGAAGACGCGCTGGCCGGGCGAATCGGTGGGAAGCTCTGCGGGATCCTCTGCGAGCTCCTCCCAGACGGCAGCGCGATTATCGGGATGGGCATGAACCTGCTCACGCCTGAGTGGGAGCTGCCGACAGAGCGGGCGACGTCGTTGCTCGCCGCGGGCGCTGATGTCGGCGGCGCGGAGAGCTTCGCCGACCCGCTCGGGGCCGAGCTTGCCGACAGGGTTGTCGCGGCAGTCACCGCAGAGATTTCGCGCCTCACTGAGCTCGCTGCGCGCGAGCCGGAGGCGATCCGGATCCGGGCCGCGCGCCAGTCCCTCACGCTCGGCACCGAGGTTCGTGTCCACCTCCCGGGGGACGAGATCGTCGACGGCAGGGCTCGGGCGCTCGCGGAAGACGGCGCGCTCATCGTCGACCTGCCGACGGGCGGAACCCTCACCGTGAACGCGGGTGACGTGCAGCACCTCAGGTAGGCCGAGGCGGCACTTCCCGGCTGCCTGGTTGCCCGGCTGGCTGGTGGAGCCCCCTCCCGTCGCCGGCATAGCAATGAAATCTGCCCAAGGTATGCCCGATCTTGATGGTTCGGGGATATCTTGGGCAGATTGCAGGGTGTAGTGCTGGGAAGGACCAGACTGCCGCCCGATCCTGGATCCTGACCTAGCGGCGCTCACCCTCCAGCGGGAACTCGTCGCCGAGCGCATCGATCTGCTGCGTGGTCGGGTCGCCCTCCGAGAAGTCCATCTTCGGCACTGGCTTCCGGAATCCACGCGTCACGACCGCGATCACGCCGACGCCGAGCACGAGCCAGCATGCGCCGACAAGCCAGGTGATGGGCTGGAGTGACGTCCACAGCCAGATCGTGAGCCCAAACCCGATGAGGGGGGTCACGCCAAAACGGATGATCTCCCATGTCGATGCTGGGCGCGTACGACCGCCCTTCGGGAAGAGGTAGGTGCGGATCACCGACAGGTTGACCATCGCGAATGCTGCGAGCGCGCCGAAGCTAATCATGAATGCTGCAACGTCGAACGGGACAAACAGCGCCGAGAGTGCGAACAC
Above is a window of Leucobacter aridicollis DNA encoding:
- a CDS encoding biotin--[acetyl-CoA-carboxylase] ligase, coding for MELRQTRAQQPRVEWRDESPSTNAELRELSAAAELSGAPLPHGTVLLTDNQTAGRGRLARGWEVLPGRALAVSVLVHGYGQSVGDGPGGAGTAGWGDLGPGWLPFIAGSAVNSAFQPLFAAAAARDETESKRVGMKWPNDIHVRDEEDALAGRIGGKLCGILCELLPDGSAIIGMGMNLLTPEWELPTERATSLLAAGADVGGAESFADPLGAELADRVVAAVTAEISRLTELAAREPEAIRIRAARQSLTLGTEVRVHLPGDEIVDGRARALAEDGALIVDLPTGGTLTVNAGDVQHLR